One part of the Suncus etruscus isolate mSunEtr1 chromosome 2, mSunEtr1.pri.cur, whole genome shotgun sequence genome encodes these proteins:
- the BHMT gene encoding betaine--homocysteine S-methyltransferase 1: MPAVLKGEHSRSSPLNGRFPTILSTQKSSGKGWWACSATGPALDLAEAGETHPAPKGDYKEPEGPLGSAGLLRRRRKARSSLPHASVLSTCLSIPKMAPVGGKKAKKGILERLNAGEVVIGDGGFVFALEKRGYVKAGPWTPEATVEHPEAVRQLHREFLRAGSNVMQTFTFYASEDKLENRGNYVAEKISGQKVNEAACDIARQVADEGDALVAGGVSQTPSYLSCKSETEVKKVFQQQLEVFLKKNVDFLIAEYFEHVEEAVWAVEALKASGKPVAASMCIGPEGDLHGVSPGECAVRLVKAGAAIVGVNCHFDPAISLQTVKLMKEGLEAARLKAHLMAQPLAYHTPDCSKQGFIDLPEFPFGLEPRVATRWDIQKYARDAYNLGVRFIGGCCGFEPYHIRAIAEELAPERGFLPPASEKHGSWGSGLDMHTKPWIRARARKEYWQNLRIASGRPYNPSMSKPDAWGVTKGTAELMQQKEATTDQQLRQLFEKQKFKSAQ; the protein is encoded by the exons ATGCCAGCTGTACTCAAAG GAGAACACTCTCGGTCATCACCTTTGAATGGCAGGTTCCCAACGATCCTCTCTACTCAGAAGAGCTCAGGGAAAGGTTGGTGGGCGTGTTCAGCAACTGGGCCCGCGTTGGACCTTGCAGAGGCCGGGGAAACCCACCCCGCGCCCAAAGGTGACTATAAAGAGCCAGAGGGCCCTCTGGGCAGCGCAGGGCTtctcaggaggaggaggaaggctcGCTCGTCTCTCCCGCACGCATCCGTGCTAAGTACCTGTCTTAGCATCCCGAAGATGGCGCCAGTGGGGGGCAAAAAGGCCAAGAAG GGCATCCTTGAACGTCTAAATGCAGGAGAGGTTGTGATTGGAGATGGAGGATTTGTCTTTGCCCTGGAGAAGAGGGGCTATGTGAAGGCAGGTCCCTGGACCCCGGAAGCAACTGTAGAACACCCAGAAGCAG TTCGCCAGCTTCATCGCGAGTTCCTCCGAGCTGGATCCAATGTCATGCAGACCTTCACTTTTTATGCCAGTGAAGACAAGCTGGAGAACAGGGGGAACTATGTTGCAGAGAAAATATCT GGGCAGAAAGTCAATGAAGCTGCTTGTGACATTGCTCGGCAAGTGGCCGATGAGGGTGACGCTTTGGTAGCAGGAGGAGTGAGTCAGACACCATCGTACCTTAGCTGCAAGAGCGAGACAGAAGTGAAGAAAGTCTTCCAGCAGCAGTTGGAGGTCTTTCTGAAGAAGAATGTGGACTTCCTGATTGCAGAG TACTTTGAACATGTAGAAGAAGCCGTGTGGGCAGTGGAAGCATTGAAAGCATCCGGGAAGCCAGTGGCAGCCTCCATGTGCATTGGTCCCGAGGGAGACCTACATGGTGTCTCGCCTGGAGAGTGTGCAGTGCGCCTGGTGAAAGCAG GAGCTGCCATCGTGGGTGTGAACTGCCATTTTGACCCTGCAATCAGTTTGCAAACTGTGAAGCTCATGAAGGAAGGCTTGGAGGCTGCTCGACTGAAAGCTCACCTGATGGCCCAGCCCTTGGCCTACCACACCCCTGACTGCAGCAAGCAGGGCTTTATTGATCTCCCAGAATTCCCATTTG gcctggagcccagagttgccACCAGATGGGATATTCAGAAATACGCCCGAGATGCCTACAACCTGGGGGTCAGGTTCATCGGAGGCTGCTGTGGCTTTGAGCCCTACCACATCAGGGCCATCGCAGAGGAGCTGGCCCCGGAAAGGGGCTTTTTGCCACCAGCGTCCGAAAAACATGGCAGCTGGGGGAGTGGTTTGGACATGCACACCAAGCCGTGGATTAGAGCCAG GGCCAGGAAGGAATACTGGCAAAATCTTCGGATAGCCTCAGGCAGGCCATATAACCCATCCATGTCCAAGCCAGATGCCTGGGGAGTGACCAAAGGAACGGCTGAGCTGATGCAGCAGAAAGAAGCGACAACAGACCAGCAACTAAGACAGCTCTTTGAAAAACAGAAATTCAAATCTGCGCAGTAA